In a genomic window of Thermococcus celericrescens:
- a CDS encoding AbrB/MazE/SpoVT family DNA-binding domain-containing protein encodes MAEQDNTKIIEPLAKFHAQPTTKGRITIPKETRRVFGIEEGDYLELIVRKLDQQTKKPTKRAVVIIKLNITGQGVIPAELIRKMDIKIKKDVLEILLVQFFKPEEVLKGRIVFEKYVQDLLKKGYAIISEEDERNTIQFDFKV; translated from the coding sequence ATGGCCGAACAGGATAATACTAAAATCATCGAACCACTAGCGAAATTTCACGCCCAACCCACCACCAAAGGCCGAATCACCATTCCCAAAGAAACCCGCCGAGTCTTCGGCATCGAAGAAGGCGACTACCTCGAACTAATCGTCCGCAAACTCGACCAACAGACCAAGAAGCCAACGAAAAGGGCAGTAGTGATAATTAAACTAAATATCACTGGCCAAGGAGTCATTCCAGCAGAACTCATTAGAAAAATGGATATAAAAATCAAAAAAGATGTCCTGGAAATTCTTTTAGTCCAGTTCTTTAAACCAGAAGAGGTTCTAAAAGGAAGGATTGTATTCGAGAAATATGTACAAGACCTCTTGAAAAAAGGATATGCCATCATCTCCGAAGAGGATGAAAGGAACACTATCCAGTTTGACTTCAAAGTGTGA
- a CDS encoding TRM11 family methyltransferase: MVAALYRLHPQQTSLRDALRAAELAGLDGQVVLDPFAGTGTLVYAAARAGARFVVGSDIEDWSEYLRPQLSEVQNFALYWRVDAMHAVKRFEHDVLFTDPPNPARVDGSAPISLVRDFGISGSQLKSMFSFNERNLMGREWVTVTYVVRLIRYELEQGRRVVVHAFRDSGRDFDWKKILRRHFHVRTIYDDYVEVV, translated from the coding sequence ATGGTTGCGGCTCTCTATCGTCTCCACCCCCAACAGACCTCGCTGAGAGATGCACTGCGGGCGGCGGAGCTGGCAGGCTTGGACGGACAGGTTGTGCTGGACCCCTTTGCCGGCACTGGCACGCTCGTCTATGCCGCTGCCCGGGCCGGTGCAAGGTTTGTTGTCGGCTCGGATATAGAGGATTGGAGTGAGTACCTTCGCCCGCAACTCTCAGAAGTTCAGAATTTCGCGCTGTATTGGCGCGTTGATGCAATGCATGCTGTCAAACGCTTTGAGCATGATGTCCTCTTCACGGACCCGCCGAACCCGGCCCGCGTCGATGGGTCCGCACCGATTTCACTCGTGAGGGACTTCGGCATCAGCGGCTCTCAGTTGAAGAGTATGTTCAGCTTCAACGAGCGCAATCTCATGGGTAGGGAGTGGGTCACAGTTACTTATGTAGTGAGGCTCATTCGCTATGAGCTTGAGCAAGGAAGGCGAGTCGTTGTTCATGCTTTCAGGGATTCTGGCAGGGATTTCGACTGGAAGAAGATTCTACGTAGGCACTTTCACGTGAGGACGATCTACGACGATTATGTGGAGGTGGTCTGA
- a CDS encoding phosphatase PAP2 family protein produces the protein MIAHIYAPHIVYNLPGYTSNNTLLTRQEFVLPSLHNTFIMINIITLWKYRKRLGGKVLILTNSLIPFATVFLGHHWIYDVIAGFLLGIAVSKTSWEWSARISEVIYRWEVSSLQRVTVLNFLLAVIVLIVAADPARALAIFGGLLGGP, from the coding sequence CTGATAGCCCACATCTACGCTCCGCATATAGTCTACAACCTGCCCGGCTACACCTCCAACAATACCCTCCTGACGAGGCAGGAATTCGTCCTCCCCTCCCTTCACAACACGTTCATAATGATAAACATAATCACCCTGTGGAAATACCGGAAGCGCCTCGGCGGAAAGGTCCTGATACTCACGAACAGCCTTATACCGTTCGCAACGGTGTTCCTGGGGCACCACTGGATCTACGATGTCATTGCCGGCTTCCTCCTTGGTATTGCCGTGTCAAAGACCTCCTGGGAATGGAGCGCAAGGATATCCGAGGTCATATACCGGTGGGAGGTTTCCTCGCTCCAGAGGGTCACCGTCTTAAACTTCCTCCTCGCGGTCATAGTCCTGATAGTGGCGGCCGATCCCGCCAGGGCCCTGGCCATCTTCGGGGGGCTCCTTGGTGGTCCCTGA
- a CDS encoding HAD family hydrolase: MEIPNYGNLEINAVLFDLNGTLAEGGRIDDEVKHLLERLAEKYTVVVLSADTFGTLEEEFKGLPVRIERVSSGAEKAEIARGYEPYIAVGNGNNDVAMLESAELAFCIIGPEGATTDALLASDVVVRDVKDAIGMLLDERKLIATLRG; encoded by the coding sequence ATGGAGATTCCGAACTACGGGAACCTGGAGATAAATGCGGTACTTTTTGACCTGAACGGCACCCTGGCGGAGGGCGGAAGGATCGATGACGAAGTTAAACACCTCCTAGAGAGGCTCGCGGAAAAATACACGGTCGTCGTTCTGAGCGCGGACACCTTTGGAACACTGGAGGAGGAGTTCAAAGGTCTTCCTGTGAGGATCGAGAGGGTTTCGAGCGGTGCTGAAAAGGCGGAAATCGCGAGGGGCTACGAACCCTACATAGCGGTAGGCAACGGAAACAACGATGTGGCCATGCTTGAGAGCGCGGAGTTGGCCTTCTGCATAATAGGGCCGGAGGGAGCGACAACCGACGCCCTCCTCGCCAGCGACGTAGTGGTGAGGGACGTTAAGGACGCCATAGGCATGCTCCTCGACGAGAGAAAGCTCATAGCAACGCTCAGAGGGTGA
- a CDS encoding YigZ family protein — protein sequence MDYRTLKGIGTAELVIKKSVFIGYASPAETEDEAREFIAKIKAHHSDATHNVSAYLINDGKNFAVRYDDDGEPKGSAGKPVLKVIQNRGLSNVVVVVTRYFGGIKLGYGGLVKAYSDTASLAIENAGIIEVYETERFQVTFPYSLFHTVRETVEKAGGGVVKEDYGELVTFTVETRKGEAEKLMELLTERTRGRVRLRRLFMSSFEGSL from the coding sequence ATGGACTACAGAACGCTGAAGGGTATCGGAACAGCGGAGCTGGTGATCAAGAAGTCGGTCTTCATAGGCTACGCATCACCCGCGGAGACGGAGGATGAAGCGAGGGAGTTCATCGCAAAAATCAAAGCCCACCACAGCGACGCCACTCACAACGTTTCCGCATACCTCATCAATGATGGAAAGAACTTCGCCGTTCGCTACGATGACGACGGCGAGCCGAAGGGTTCGGCGGGAAAGCCCGTGCTCAAGGTTATCCAGAACAGGGGGCTGAGCAACGTTGTCGTCGTTGTTACCCGCTACTTCGGCGGCATAAAGCTCGGCTACGGCGGTTTGGTCAAAGCATACAGCGATACGGCAAGTTTGGCCATCGAAAACGCGGGTATCATTGAGGTGTACGAGACGGAGCGCTTCCAGGTCACCTTCCCCTATAGCCTCTTTCACACTGTCAGGGAAACCGTTGAAAAGGCTGGAGGAGGGGTTGTTAAGGAGGACTACGGCGAGCTGGTGACGTTCACCGTTGAAACGAGGAAAGGAGAGGCGGAGAAGCTGATGGAGCTTTTGACGGAGAGGACGAGGGGAAGGGTTCGGCTGAGGAGGCTCTTCATGAGCTCCTTCGAGGGGAGTCTTTGA
- a CDS encoding DEAD/DEAH box helicase, which produces MSLFETLKPLKSEIARVHVFPPKEGEFGDFRFNNPEVNTLLEELGFTLYRHQVEALERLYSGENIVVTTPTASGKSEIFRLAIFDSYLSNPRATYLLIYPTRALINNQLEKFSIQNLVFYHLTGKHVSARILTGDVPWEERRELLREKPRVIFTTPDMLHYNILRRWRDYEWLLRNLRYLVVDELHVYRGVFGSNAAYLFRRLDFRLRRLGAKPQTIALSATLRNPKEFAEKLFRKNFEAVNGATNPFPRRYLVLFEPRNLDERQLIRSAIERFVGEKIKTLVFFDSRRGTEKLLRFLLGSPVFHKTSTYKGTLPKNVRWEIERDFKEGKLLVLLTTNALELGIDIGDLDAVINYGIPPDGLFSLIQRFGRAGRSADREALNAIVLRKNGLDYYYREHFDELVERLERGIIEYMPVNLENERIAEKHLHYLLTELGIIDWDELDEFERKIAERLVIERKADLKKNPLTGKLEIRLRKPAFSYSSLRTASDETFFLVKDEPWIRGKLMEKSSLRELLNFINWLKLKGYIIEEVDSDEYHRSLLPGMAYFSRGELYMARDRLALGKFHFVFARGLNRFWDVETFVAKSEEVEILESRDEKTYRGVEIHLGRLMVRHVYTGFAVKGADTGNYVGELVRLKEDCILRGEIHSPMTGERIEAEEDFSILNWEKFAKVEFEEPYVREFETEGIWLVFPDSIREVTSEEFGEFFDVAAEKGFEDLAFTLYGNLDRRKLFPLYLGTTTHVIKKSIGDALQGLGISDEELTFAIKKMIDSKDGIGSALHAIEHNMIKIAPIFTYVDSRELGGYSYASFPGLPHAGRPVVFIYDGNEGGAGLAPIIYENAARLMEKSLEHLRSCSCQDGCPVCTLSPKCGTFNEFLDKWAAIRVWERVLEGSPSGSRDDIFLPKASPFRAGMQ; this is translated from the coding sequence ATGTCCCTCTTCGAGACGCTCAAGCCCCTCAAGTCCGAGATAGCGAGGGTTCACGTTTTTCCTCCAAAGGAAGGCGAGTTCGGCGATTTTCGGTTCAACAACCCCGAGGTAAACACCCTCCTCGAAGAACTCGGCTTTACCCTCTACCGTCATCAGGTCGAGGCCCTCGAGAGGCTTTACTCCGGGGAGAACATCGTCGTCACGACGCCAACGGCCAGCGGCAAGAGCGAGATATTCCGATTGGCCATCTTCGATTCCTATCTATCCAACCCCCGCGCGACCTACCTGCTCATATACCCCACGAGGGCCCTCATAAACAACCAGCTCGAAAAGTTTTCCATCCAGAACCTCGTCTTTTACCACCTCACCGGAAAGCACGTGAGCGCGAGGATCCTGACGGGCGATGTTCCGTGGGAGGAGAGGAGGGAGCTCCTCCGCGAGAAGCCGAGGGTTATCTTCACGACCCCGGACATGCTCCACTACAACATCCTGCGCCGCTGGAGGGACTACGAGTGGCTCCTCAGAAACCTCCGCTACCTGGTCGTTGACGAGCTTCACGTTTACAGGGGCGTCTTCGGGAGCAACGCGGCCTACCTCTTCCGCCGCCTCGACTTCAGGCTAAGGAGACTCGGAGCAAAGCCCCAAACCATAGCGCTCTCGGCAACGCTTAGGAACCCGAAGGAGTTCGCGGAGAAGCTCTTCCGGAAGAACTTCGAGGCGGTAAACGGTGCCACGAATCCATTTCCCCGGAGATATCTGGTCCTCTTCGAGCCGAGGAACCTCGACGAGAGGCAGCTCATAAGGAGTGCTATCGAGAGGTTCGTCGGTGAGAAAATCAAGACGCTGGTCTTCTTCGACAGCAGAAGGGGAACCGAAAAGCTCCTCCGCTTCCTCCTCGGCTCGCCGGTATTTCACAAAACGAGTACCTACAAGGGAACCCTGCCCAAGAACGTCCGCTGGGAGATAGAGCGGGACTTCAAGGAGGGCAAACTGCTCGTCCTGCTCACAACCAACGCCCTTGAGCTCGGCATAGACATCGGCGACCTTGATGCAGTCATCAACTACGGCATCCCTCCGGACGGGCTTTTCTCCCTCATCCAGCGCTTCGGCAGGGCCGGAAGGAGCGCCGACAGGGAGGCCCTCAACGCCATAGTCCTCAGAAAGAACGGTCTCGACTACTACTACCGAGAGCACTTCGACGAGCTCGTTGAGAGGCTGGAGCGGGGAATAATCGAGTACATGCCGGTAAACCTCGAGAACGAGCGCATAGCCGAGAAGCACCTTCACTACCTCCTCACCGAGCTGGGAATAATCGACTGGGACGAGCTTGACGAGTTCGAGAGGAAGATAGCCGAAAGGCTCGTCATCGAACGGAAGGCTGACCTGAAGAAAAATCCGCTCACTGGCAAGCTCGAGATTCGCCTGAGGAAGCCGGCCTTCAGCTACTCCTCTCTGAGGACGGCGAGTGATGAGACGTTCTTCCTCGTCAAGGACGAGCCCTGGATAAGGGGCAAGCTGATGGAGAAATCCTCGCTCAGGGAGTTGCTCAACTTCATCAACTGGCTCAAGCTCAAGGGCTACATCATCGAGGAGGTCGATTCCGACGAGTACCACCGCTCGCTCCTGCCGGGGATGGCCTACTTCTCGAGGGGAGAGCTCTACATGGCCAGGGACAGACTCGCCCTCGGAAAGTTCCACTTCGTCTTCGCGAGGGGACTTAACCGCTTCTGGGACGTGGAAACCTTCGTGGCCAAGAGTGAGGAGGTCGAGATACTTGAGAGCCGGGACGAGAAAACCTACAGGGGAGTGGAGATTCATCTCGGCCGGCTGATGGTCAGGCACGTCTACACCGGATTCGCCGTCAAAGGGGCAGACACTGGGAACTACGTCGGTGAGCTGGTCAGGCTGAAGGAGGACTGCATCCTGCGTGGCGAGATACACTCCCCGATGACCGGCGAGAGGATCGAGGCCGAGGAGGACTTCTCGATCCTCAACTGGGAGAAGTTCGCGAAGGTGGAGTTCGAGGAACCCTACGTCCGGGAGTTTGAGACGGAGGGAATATGGCTAGTCTTTCCGGACTCAATAAGGGAAGTCACGAGCGAGGAGTTCGGGGAGTTCTTCGATGTGGCTGCCGAGAAGGGCTTTGAAGACCTTGCCTTCACCCTCTACGGCAACCTCGACAGGAGGAAGCTCTTCCCGCTCTACCTCGGGACGACCACACACGTCATAAAGAAGAGCATCGGCGATGCCCTCCAGGGGCTTGGAATCAGCGATGAAGAGCTGACCTTTGCGATAAAGAAGATGATCGACAGCAAGGACGGAATCGGCTCGGCGCTTCACGCGATAGAGCACAACATGATAAAAATCGCCCCCATCTTTACCTACGTGGATTCGAGGGAGCTCGGGGGCTACAGCTACGCGAGCTTCCCGGGCTTACCCCACGCTGGAAGGCCGGTCGTGTTCATCTACGACGGCAACGAGGGGGGAGCGGGCCTCGCACCGATAATCTACGAGAACGCTGCGAGGCTGATGGAGAAAAGCCTTGAGCACCTTCGTTCCTGTTCCTGCCAGGACGGCTGCCCCGTCTGCACGCTCTCCCCGAAGTGCGGCACCTTCAACGAGTTCTTAGACAAATGGGCCGCGATAAGGGTTTGGGAGAGGGTTCTGGAAGGGTCTCCTTCCGGGAGCAGGGATGACATTTTTCTTCCGAAAGCCTCGCCCTTTAGGGCGGGGATGCAGTAA
- the crn3 gene encoding CRISPR-associated ring nuclease Crn3/Csx3: MLSFKTVDLEDFTLVHFETDGHVSPEELKSLKPPTVKGSRGVVLSGRGPIWLYAFLVHWYHPTLWVATYDPRLGGAVVVEVHGGNVKVGDVVPLNVDELLE, encoded by the coding sequence ATGCTGAGCTTTAAGACTGTTGACCTTGAGGATTTCACCCTTGTTCACTTTGAGACGGACGGGCACGTGAGTCCGGAGGAACTTAAGTCCCTGAAGCCCCCCACGGTAAAGGGAAGCCGGGGCGTGGTGCTCAGCGGACGTGGCCCCATATGGCTCTACGCCTTCCTCGTTCACTGGTACCACCCAACACTTTGGGTCGCCACTTATGACCCGAGGCTCGGCGGTGCGGTTGTGGTTGAAGTACATGGCGGCAACGTGAAGGTCGGCGATGTGGTGCCCCTAAACGTTGATGAGCTTCTGGAGTAG
- the csm5 gene encoding type III-A CRISPR-associated RAMP protein Csm5: MILEAISPVHVGSGDTLTVVDILPGKNGTIHILDTEGLLERLIELGADMEEILDELRNVESGGSHYIWERYLKRYGIAPGDVSRYILPVNGSIRPKSMKIWEFIKTSGKPYVPGSSLKGPIRTAVFYEVIKDRARELDAFLNGLLEMRRVSPKWVGERLETLVFGYARRGNDRRYEPKHDPMRALVIRDGKPFGPKHLTVYEVATVGAGRIPQYVEGIEGLSVEMELRIDGELLERGLKTGTFNGLLAEEMSGKEDFENLIWRAVDSFSREIISFELRRDQLKKYDSFSGDIERFYRGLKGLNGHRLRLGWGSGWYSMTLGALFFDSHMFEYIRRKLKLGRNPVTKRLSSDFPRTRRVANRKPMGWVLLRE; this comes from the coding sequence ATGATACTGGAAGCCATCTCCCCCGTGCACGTAGGCAGCGGCGATACACTCACCGTGGTGGATATACTGCCCGGAAAAAACGGGACCATACATATACTCGACACTGAGGGGCTCCTGGAGAGACTCATTGAACTCGGGGCGGACATGGAGGAGATACTGGACGAACTCCGGAACGTTGAGAGTGGAGGAAGCCACTACATCTGGGAGAGATACCTCAAAAGATACGGCATAGCCCCCGGTGACGTGTCCAGATACATCCTTCCCGTAAACGGAAGCATCAGACCCAAGAGTATGAAAATCTGGGAGTTCATAAAGACCTCTGGAAAGCCTTACGTGCCAGGCTCGTCCCTCAAGGGCCCCATAAGAACGGCGGTGTTTTATGAGGTGATCAAGGACAGGGCCAGGGAGCTGGACGCTTTCCTGAATGGCCTGCTGGAGATGAGGAGGGTATCCCCCAAGTGGGTGGGCGAGAGACTGGAAACGCTCGTCTTCGGCTACGCTCGGAGGGGGAATGACAGGAGATATGAGCCGAAGCACGACCCAATGAGAGCCCTCGTAATCAGGGACGGAAAACCGTTCGGCCCAAAACACCTGACCGTTTACGAGGTCGCGACCGTGGGGGCCGGAAGAATACCGCAGTACGTCGAGGGTATCGAGGGGCTGAGCGTTGAGATGGAGCTTAGGATTGATGGGGAGCTCCTAGAGAGGGGGTTGAAGACGGGAACCTTCAACGGTCTGCTGGCCGAGGAGATGTCCGGCAAGGAGGACTTCGAGAACCTGATATGGCGTGCCGTTGATAGCTTCAGCAGGGAGATAATATCCTTCGAGCTGAGGAGAGACCAGTTGAAAAAGTACGATAGCTTCAGCGGGGACATCGAACGCTTTTACAGGGGGCTGAAAGGGCTGAACGGACACAGGCTTAGGCTCGGCTGGGGTTCCGGCTGGTACTCAATGACCCTGGGAGCCCTTTTCTTTGACAGCCATATGTTTGAATACATCAGAAGGAAGCTCAAACTTGGCAGGAACCCTGTGACCAAAAGGCTCTCAAGTGACTTTCCACGGACGAGGAGGGTCGCCAACAGAAAGCCCATGGGCTGGGTGCTCCTCCGGGAGTGA
- the csm4 gene encoding type III-A CRISPR-associated RAMP protein Csm4, producing MKAVKLHFRSPLHVGMGSTDSVDVPVHSDTLFGAMGNALSAMGIPLDGLIDAVSSGRARFSSLYPFRGREYYLPKPLHADSLVAKTAMGSRENYRVSKKFKKSKFLPKKVFEDVINRNIDPERIIELLPERMPFKVADVPKVALDRVTSNSSIYYLTQVFFEESAGLYFLYDGDGSVFRKYVLPAVRFLGDEGLGGKRTWGLGLFNVEVKDVEIRESNGDSFVTLSLTLPRSRDELVYWEPVKRSGWVNTKTGTPRRKPTMLFAREGSIVSSKDAGAVIDLDDYGNFSKEIGHKVHVYGKAFPVRVMLK from the coding sequence ATGAAGGCTGTGAAGCTACACTTCAGGTCCCCGCTCCACGTCGGCATGGGCTCGACGGACAGCGTTGACGTTCCCGTCCACTCAGATACGCTCTTCGGTGCGATGGGCAACGCGCTGTCTGCAATGGGGATTCCACTGGACGGGCTGATTGATGCGGTATCATCAGGCAGGGCGAGGTTTTCATCCCTTTATCCATTCAGAGGCAGAGAGTACTACCTTCCCAAGCCTCTCCATGCGGATTCCCTCGTGGCCAAGACCGCCATGGGGAGCCGGGAGAACTATAGGGTCTCTAAAAAGTTCAAGAAGTCAAAGTTCCTCCCAAAGAAGGTCTTTGAGGATGTGATAAATAGGAACATTGATCCCGAGAGAATAATCGAACTGCTCCCCGAAAGAATGCCCTTTAAAGTAGCGGACGTTCCCAAAGTCGCTCTCGACAGGGTCACCTCAAACTCCTCGATATACTATCTCACGCAGGTCTTCTTTGAGGAAAGTGCCGGTCTGTACTTCCTCTACGACGGGGACGGGTCTGTATTCAGGAAATACGTGCTTCCCGCGGTTAGATTCCTCGGTGACGAGGGGCTCGGAGGAAAGAGGACATGGGGACTCGGGCTCTTTAACGTCGAGGTCAAAGACGTGGAGATAAGGGAGTCTAATGGGGATTCCTTCGTTACCCTTTCACTGACCCTCCCGCGGAGCAGGGATGAGCTGGTGTACTGGGAACCGGTGAAACGTTCAGGCTGGGTGAACACGAAAACGGGGACACCGAGAAGGAAACCAACAATGCTATTCGCCAGGGAGGGAAGTATCGTTTCATCCAAGGATGCGGGGGCTGTTATTGACCTCGACGACTACGGCAACTTTTCCAAGGAGATAGGTCACAAGGTTCACGTCTATGGCAAGGCGTTCCCAGTTAGGGTGATGCTGAAATGA
- the csm3 gene encoding type III-A CRISPR-associated RAMP protein Csm3, whose product MSGMNRRIYGKVILTGKIKAVTGLHIGAQKEVSEIGGIDNPVIKNPVTGLPYIPGSSLKGKMRGLLEILTNTRLEKGEINLPYEPGYCTVKEIKDKKCRRFFNKAVGKVVIHVCNDHNTAINCPVCRLFGASGNSNFPSGLIVRDAELTKEWENRWRDGEQITEAKTEVAIDRVTSAANPRTNERVVAGAEFHFEIIYNVEDLTQWEDDLRNLLTAMKLLEDSYLGGSGSRGYGKVEFTIESITFRPLGYYTGEEGERVLLKMPTKVEGVRESFDEVFKIEGG is encoded by the coding sequence ATGAGCGGGATGAACCGGCGAATATACGGTAAGGTTATCCTGACGGGCAAGATAAAGGCCGTCACCGGTCTGCACATAGGCGCCCAGAAAGAGGTTTCGGAGATAGGGGGAATCGACAACCCCGTCATAAAGAACCCCGTAACCGGTCTGCCATACATTCCTGGCTCATCCCTGAAAGGCAAGATGAGGGGCCTCCTCGAGATACTGACCAACACCCGTCTCGAAAAGGGGGAGATAAACCTTCCCTATGAGCCAGGCTATTGTACAGTCAAGGAGATAAAGGACAAGAAATGTCGCAGGTTCTTCAACAAGGCTGTTGGCAAGGTTGTGATTCACGTCTGCAACGATCACAACACTGCCATCAACTGTCCGGTGTGCAGGCTTTTTGGGGCGAGCGGCAACTCCAACTTTCCGTCCGGACTCATCGTAAGGGACGCTGAGCTGACCAAGGAGTGGGAGAACAGATGGAGGGATGGAGAGCAGATAACGGAGGCCAAGACCGAAGTGGCGATAGACAGGGTTACCTCGGCGGCGAACCCCAGAACCAACGAAAGAGTCGTCGCGGGCGCCGAATTCCACTTTGAGATAATATACAACGTTGAAGATCTCACCCAGTGGGAAGACGACCTCCGGAACCTTCTCACCGCCATGAAGCTCCTGGAAGACAGCTATCTCGGTGGTTCCGGTTCGAGGGGCTACGGAAAGGTGGAGTTCACAATCGAGAGCATAACATTCCGGCCCCTGGGATATTACACCGGAGAGGAAGGCGAGCGGGTTCTTCTTAAGATGCCCACCAAAGTCGAGGGGGTGAGGGAATCCTTCGATGAGGTATTCAAGATAGAAGGAGGGTAA
- the csm2 gene encoding type III-A CRISPR-associated protein Csm2 → MNWGRGSGSPGGRPREDCSKYRGSFSRGEPNVFLLKEALGNCSGAIKKELKERFESALRELENGKGFFGQTPEKRLEWAIWVSAYLVALNLKTNQVRKVLELARNIELDFKNYSAKEEDTKAKLARMRFLMAYAVGKAEKQKEREPLEAIHRVLDPLLKELMENPDRKLYKIFYDFVQAVIAYHRFFGGSDK, encoded by the coding sequence ATGAACTGGGGCAGAGGTAGTGGGAGCCCTGGGGGGAGACCCAGGGAGGATTGTTCGAAATACAGGGGCTCGTTCTCCCGCGGGGAGCCCAATGTATTCCTCCTAAAGGAAGCCCTCGGGAACTGCTCAGGGGCGATCAAAAAGGAGCTGAAAGAAAGGTTTGAGTCGGCCCTGAGGGAACTGGAAAACGGAAAGGGATTCTTCGGTCAGACTCCCGAGAAGAGACTCGAATGGGCGATCTGGGTTTCCGCCTATCTGGTGGCTCTGAACCTTAAGACCAACCAGGTACGGAAGGTTCTCGAGCTTGCTAGGAACATCGAGCTGGACTTTAAAAACTACTCCGCCAAGGAGGAGGACACAAAGGCAAAACTCGCCAGGATGAGGTTTCTTATGGCTTACGCCGTTGGCAAAGCGGAGAAACAGAAGGAAAGGGAGCCTCTTGAGGCGATACACCGTGTTCTAGATCCCCTCCTGAAGGAACTCATGGAAAACCCCGACAGAAAATTGTACAAGATATTTTACGATTTTGTCCAGGCGGTTATAGCCTATCATCGCTTCTTTGGAGGGAGTGATAAATGA